DNA sequence from the Salvelinus sp. IW2-2015 unplaced genomic scaffold, ASM291031v2 Un_scaffold1549, whole genome shotgun sequence genome:
TCCGCCACTAGTGTAACCCTTTTGTATCATAGTAGACCCCGTCTCCCTCGGCCCACTAGTGTAACCTTTTGTCTTTTAGACCTCCGGTTCCCTCCCACTAGTGTAACCCTTTTTCATTTAGGACCTCGGTTATCCTCGCCCACTATGTAACCCTTTTGTCTAGACCTCCGGTTCCCTCGCCACTAGTGTAACCCTTTTGTCTAGACCAACTCTGGACCTCGGTTCCACTGCTTTTTCTctccattgttcccctctaaccaAGGCGTGGACAGGGCTGATTTAGAACTGGGGACACCGGCTGGATGCAATTattgatcaggtagaacagaaaaccagcaggctccagacctcgtagAGTTGAAGAACGCTGAACCCCTCACCAATCAAATTTTACATTAGCTCATTAGCTCATACATTCCCACTAAATACCCATCGTTAGTAGAATTGATGAGCTCAGTGGTACTAAAAGGCATAGTTGTAATAATGTTGTAGCAAACTAGTAATGAGTTGTAAGAAAAGTATTTCATCACTCAGATAAAATACAGCAAGTACaagaaaatacaacaaataaTGTCAAATTCACTAATCTATGGAATGTACACCACCTCGTTTGGTTTGAAAGGCCCCATGTCACTCTAGAACTCAACCCCTTGGTAACAATGAACATAAAACATCTCCCCCAAAAGTGAAAGAGCCAAACCATCATATGACTtgacccgggggggggggggagccctCCACCTCTCCTGGTCCAAACCATGATGAACACCAGCTGTCCTCTCACCCCTGCTCACCCAGACTTAGTATCTCCCACTCAGTGCATTACATCAAAGGAAATCACAAGTTGGATCATTTTTGGGGGTGAGGTTGTTTCTTCCTTTGGGACGAGGTTAGGTTACAATGAAGGATGTTCACCATACATTTAGCACAAAGTATTTCTATTCTATTACTCGTCAGAATATTTCTCAACTTTTCCCTTCAATCTGTAAACTCAGCTTCAGCTGCTACCCTTTCACATAACACACAGAGGCTCTCTTGTGTTWCTGTCTGTAATTAATTTGTGGTAAGTTGTACTGTCTTTTCACAGCACAGTATATTTCAGTGGACTATCTGTTGTAGAYATGGTTTTTAAATAGTTTAGAAACGTGATATTGTGAAGTTGATCGTTTTTGCCCTTATAATTGAGTAGTATTCTGATACTTTATAMATTTTCTCAAATTACTCTACGCACTCTTGCTTCAGCGCTCTCCTCTGCACTTCTCTCTCGTTCATCCAGTTGTGCTAACCTCCTTTGTTCTGTCCCTCTTGCACGCTCTCTCTGTTCCTAGTGCAGAATTGAGGGGATGACAAAAGCCAGGTAACRAGAACCCTTGAATGTCTGCACCCTCACCCACTGTTTTCTGCTCATTCACTGTGCCTTGACTGTCTTCATAACCCTCCTTCACTCCCTTCACCCAGTCTCTGTGAGCACCGTGTACGCAGACTGGATCAGGGACTACGGTACCTGAMCTTCTCTAATAATCAACACTTGTTTTTgatttccgttgcaaaacgtgtTTGCTACGTTACGYACTAATTAATATGACCCAGGTAGTCAGAGTCACAGATGGGGTTTAACAACACACTTTGTCGTCAACACACTTTGCACTGTGTTAGGGCAAGCATGTCGAGGTTGAGCTAGGGACACAGATTTCACGAGAATGATTTGGGAGTATTTSACTGTGTTTTGGGGCACATGGAGTCTCACTTGTGTGAATCATCATTACACTCATAACTACACTGCTGGTAATTACCATTCCATTGTTGCCATACTGTTATGTTTTCAGGTCAGAACCATCCTGATCATCAGTGTATGCACGCAATTCATCAGAATGAATATYGGTMATTTAGGCATCTATCCATCAAGGTCCCATTTTAGTGCTCTATTTAGTCTTTATAGTTTAAACGTTACAGATTCCctgatttttagaaatgtaaaggKGATTTCAAATTGAGATGACATAAGCAGTGTTTTACCGTGAATGCTGATTGAACCCATAAGCATATGTTGAATTGCAGTTATGTTTAGTGTGAAACATCATATTTGTGTATATGCTGTATGCATCATAAGACCCACATAATGATACTATATGTACAGTATGCTACTTGTAGTAACCATTTTGACTGTTGATAATGAATGTAGTCCTGTGCTTACAGATCTGgtgcttctcttctcctcctccccagacCATTCCACAGTGCAGAGACCAGCTCCCCCTATTCGACTGCTCGCACCAATCGCTGATGATCTGGGGGAYCGCCATCTCACTCACTCCTCTTCCACTCCAGCAGACCACTCATCCACACGTCACTCCCCACCTCCACCGCTCCCTATATCCACAGCAATCACCATCTTCACCTCATCCCCGGCTTCTAACAGTGAGGCGGACAGTCCCGTCAACGGTAGGGGGGAGGAGGGTCCCGTCAACGGTAGAGGGGACAACAAGAGACCACCTGCCCTTCACAGGACTACCTCGGCCCCTGTGACACATGACCCCAAAGACCTGAAACCCTCACAGTACAGCGGAGACCCCCGGGTCGATGATGGCACCTCGTCACCCAGGGAGCACTCTCCAAGCCGAGARGAAGCACCGTATACACAGTCAGGCCACACAAAGGACGATGCTGAGCTCAAGACTGAGCCAAGTGCRAAGTCCCCTGTTCCTCTCGCCGACYCCTCTRTAGACGCCAGCCCTCGGAAAGTCCAGGCCCTGAGAGCTCTGTTTGGCAGCAGCCCATTGAACACGCCTGTCAGAAGGACCAAAATCGAGGGCCACGTGCAGGCGGTGGCTGGGGGGCAGCAGCAGTCATCAGTAATGCCAGAGGTGTGCACCGACGCCACCCTGAAYGACCGGCTGTGGAGCAAGCTGGAGCCCAAGTCATGCAGCCACAGAGACAGCGTGTCCTCATCCTCCAGCATATCGTCCAACGACACCGTCATTGACCTGTCCTTGCCCAATCTGGCCAGGAAGAGCCTCACCTGTCTGAGCAACAGAACCTCCCCGGGCGACATCTTCCCGGACCCACCCTCCTGGGTCAACCGGCCACGCTCTGCCATAGCCTCCTTGGAGACGCTGCAGGTCAGCAAGAGCAAGTCCAACCCCAACCTCCTGCAGGGCCACCTGGGGGAACCAGAAGACGAACTGCAGCCCAGGCCCCTCGGCGCCCCCAGGGAGCCTCCAGTGGACTCACCCAGCAGAATAACCCAGAGGAGGCACACCTGGAGCCGCCTCTACATGGAAGGGCTGAAGCATTCCTCCCCCCCAGCTAAGAGGCCCTCTGCTGCAGAAGCCCTTGCTGCTGCCGCAACCAGCCCCCTGGATACCGTGGCCTCTATGTCTAAGAGCCTGGGGGACTTGACCTCGGATGACATTGCCTGCAACTTTGACAGCAAGTACCGCAGCATCACCCGCAGCTTCATCATTAGGCCTTCCCGGAACGACCTGCGGCAGGGTTACCCTAACCATAWTCCCCAGAGGCCCCGGCTGCCCAGCGACCTAACTGAGCAGCTGAGGAGGCTGACGGACGTGGAGCCCCTGACAGCTCGCGACTTTGCCCCCCAGGTGCGGCAGGGGCCCCTGGAGGAGCCTCAGGAGGAGCCCCCGCTACGGAGGACGTCGTCCCGAAGCCAGAGCAGGGTGCGCTACATCGCCAACAGGGCTAAGCAGGCCCAAGAGAGGCAGAGGCTGCAGGGTCTCAACCAGTCCCACCCTGCTACTGGCGCTGCTAACGCTAGTATTAGCAGTGGCGGTTGCCCCATGGAGGAGCGGGGGAACCCGGAGGGGGCGTGCTGCGTAGCCCGGAGCCCCTGCGCTAGCCTGGACCTGCTGAGCCAGCTCAGCACCCCAGGGCCCCCCAACAGACAGTCCCAGACCTCTCTGAACTCTGACAACMACGAGGTCTTTTTCATGCTCAAGCTCTGAGAATCAGACTCCTTTTGGAACTGAGCGTGAGAGAGACACTGAAGCATAACTCATTTAAATTTCCATCCAGCTTTCTAGGAAGGTAAATTGTAATTTTTAAAAGAATGACATTCTGTATATCTTGATAGgatgtgtttttaaatgtatttaatcaagcAGAATAATGCTACTTCCAGACAGTCACAAGCACCGTTTTACTTTGGTCAATGTGTTCAGTAACTCACATCAACTATGAACACCTATACATAGCAAATGCTTAGCTGGTCACAAAGGATGGACTAGTCATTTTTACCACAATGGTCACAACAAACACCAACTAATTGCTCAGAAATAATAGAAACAGCAATGAGTTGTCTAATGAAAGCATCCTTTACCAATGCACTCATTTGTTTGCACCAAATGAGGAACGGTGGAATGTGATTGGAAAAGCAATGCCTGCCTGACTGTCTAGGTTCACAGTGACTACCATGTTTGTATATGCCTGACTGTCTAGGTAAACCGTGACATCCATGTTTGTATATGCCTGACTGTCTAGGTACACAGTGACTTCCAAGTTTTTATATGCCTGACTGTCTAGGTACACAGTGACTTCCAAGTTTTTATATGCCTGACTGTCTAGGTACACAGTGACTTCCAAGTTTTTATATGCCTGACTGTCTAGGTTCAAAGACTTTTATGTTTTGAGTATTTATTGTGAGTTGACCTGATCCTAAAGTAGCAATAGACAACCATTAGTGGAGTTTTACTATTCTAAAACCCTTTTTAAACTTAAAATTTTAacgatatgtatatactgtacttttaaaatgtgtagagatgttctgtttttttttgtagatATTTATtgagccagtagttctgaaagtagcgctcatgAGACAAAACTGGTCCTCGAAAACTGCGTACATCACATCTtagctctctcttttgctctgctgtgtgtgtatcttgctagctgtcactcaaacggcgaagggctgaagctcattggcttgAACTTGAATTGCTCGGGGGCTGACCCATGTGGGGAAAAATGGCGCCGCACGCCTTCCAGCTTTCAAACTAGAGATTCCGTGGCTAATTTGAGGTTAGACAGTAATTATTCTCATAGATTCTGCATGTATGATTTACAtgttgacacatccagcccaaagcgggaggtttataAAATACTTACTAGTCGCCAAAGTTCTTGATCATGTCTTTTAAGATTGAATAATAAACTGTGTTAACTCATTATGTATCACCAGTAGCCCAGCCATGTGCTagcaatatttgtaaacaacttAAACAAGTGTAATATATTGCAGATTATGGGAAAAATGTAAAGATTGTTGTTTAGTCAATGTGGAGTCTTTACTGAAAAGGTTAARAGTAAATGGCAacaataattattttttttcctAAAAAGTCTTAAATCCAACTTTTTAAATTTTGTGAGTACAGTGAAGTGTGATTTGAGTGAGCTGCCAGKGATTTGGAAAACTGTACCATGCAAGTTATTTTATTCTAGACAACACAGTGggagtgttgttttttttaccatcAAGACTCTACTCCTGCTACCTGTTAATTTGACTGCATGTTTTTAAACACTGTTATGTACGTCTCTCTTATTTTATTAtacaaaaaagtttttttatatGGGAACTGATTTGTCGACGACTTCTTGTCTTGCTCAGTGTTCAGGCTGTTGAATGGTGATTGGCTACACTGTCTTTGTAGATACTCAACCAGATAGCATTGACCCCGTTTCCAAGCATGTTTATTTGTTCTGTACCGTTTGCGCTGCCATGCCAGTTCTCTGCAAAACTTTAGGAATATTATTGAAGTAAAAACCAGATGTAATTATGAACTGAATAAATCTCTCCTGTATATTTAACAAGCTTATTTTGTTAATTCAACGTYGCACTCGTGCCTCAGTGTTCGGACCGGAGATTTATATTCCAACAAAATGAGAAGTCAGTTGAACRTATCCCTACAGAGGTTGACATGGTTGCACCATGTGGGctactggttagagcgttgggccaaatcaaattgtatttgtcacatgtgccgaatacagcaggtgtagaccatacagtgaaatgcttacttacaatacaagcccttaaccaacaatgctttaagaataatacaacatttaaaaaaaagtaacaactgattaaagagcagcagtaaataacaatagcagggctataWACAGGGGGTACCGGYACAGtcgatgtgcgggggcaccggtgtcgatgctggatcgaatccccgagctgacaaggtaaaaatctgtcgttctgcccctgagcaaggcagttaacccactgttccccgggcaccgaagacatggatgttgattaaggcagcccccccctccccgcacctctctgattcagaggggttgggttaaatgcggaagacgcatttcagttgaatacattgttggacaactgactaggtttcccccttTCCCCATGTAAAAACGCTCGGTTTTGGCAAGGCGGCTTCGCTAGCTGCCATAATAATGGACTGACTGCCTGGCTGGACTGTGTTGACCACCTCTCCCAACCTCATTATGAACTGCCTGCCTGGACTGTGTTGACCAACCATCACCTCTCCCAACCTCATTATGAACTGCCTGCCTGGACTGTGTTGACCAACCATCACCTCTCCCAACCTCATTATGAACTGCCTGGACTGTGTTGACCACCTCTCCCAACCTCATTATGAACTGCCTGGACTGTGTTGACCAACTCTCCCAATCTCATTGGCGTAGTTCATCACACTCCCTGATGGGGAGAAATGTTCCAGAACAGTGACTCGGTCCACAATACATGcccaatatatatatactgtatatatatatactgtatatatatatatatttttttaaata
Encoded proteins:
- the LOC112071224 gene encoding 1-phosphatidylinositol 4,5-bisphosphate phosphodiesterase eta-2-like — its product is AAVTSRPSLYRSPDQYMGPPLLYMGKVASGIKGLFHRNPKQASLDSHAAAQLSHKHTFGAHLLRRTASAPTKVLPKVKKGFPEIAIDTKDYRSEGTSEDRELEDSHLIASSQPPLLHQGTWDTTAAVAPAASRQGTNRHHGTNEAFHPDXGKDHSTVQRPAPPIRLLAPIADDLGDRHLTHSSSTPADHSSTRHSPPPPLPISTAITIFTSSPASNSEADSPVNGRGEEGPVNGRGDNKRPPALHRTTSAPVTHDPKDLKPSQYSGDPRVDDGTSSPREHSPSREEAPYTQSGHTKDDAELKTEPSAKSPVPLADXSXDASPRKVQALRALFGSSPLNTPVRRTKIEGHVQAVAGGQQQSSVMPEVCTDATLNDRLWSKLEPKSCSHRDSVSSSSSISSNDTVIDLSLPNLARKSLTCLSNRTSPGDIFPDPPSWVNRPRSAIASLETLQVSKSKSNPNLLQGHLGEPEDELQPRPLGAPREPPVDSPSRITQRRHTWSRLYMEGLKHSSPPAKRPSAAEALAAAATSPLDTVASMSKSLGDLTSDDIACNFDSKYRSITRSFIIRPSRNDLRQGYPNHXPQRPRLPSDLTEQLRRLTDVEPLTARDFAPQVRQGPLEEPQEEPPLRRTSSRSQSRVRYIANRAKQAQERQRLQGLNQSHPATGAANASISSGGCPMEERGNPEGACCVARSPCASLDLLSQLSTPGPPNRQSQTSLNSDNXEVFFMLKL